From one Deinococcus sedimenti genomic stretch:
- a CDS encoding DUF4262 domain-containing protein: MMPALSAPETEFDSRVLHLIQQQGWTVLTIPEDPEGPGFAFTVGLWANDQHPELIMVGQPLDVMERTLSAACQAIHGGQRRWRDGDVTPGVLDGLLCQFVAVPEPAYRDYLEYALWLYGDQVFPALQCVWADAQGRFPWHPDAPGTLREQQPVLDRVSRTPPD; the protein is encoded by the coding sequence ATGATGCCAGCCCTGTCCGCGCCAGAGACCGAATTCGACTCCAGGGTCCTTCACCTCATCCAGCAGCAGGGGTGGACCGTCCTGACCATCCCCGAAGACCCGGAAGGTCCCGGGTTCGCGTTCACGGTCGGCCTGTGGGCCAATGACCAGCACCCGGAGCTCATCATGGTCGGCCAGCCTCTGGACGTCATGGAGCGGACCCTCAGTGCGGCGTGCCAGGCCATCCATGGGGGACAGCGGCGCTGGCGTGATGGGGACGTCACCCCGGGCGTGCTCGACGGGCTCCTCTGTCAGTTCGTCGCGGTGCCCGAGCCGGCCTACCGGGATTACTTGGAGTACGCCCTGTGGCTCTACGGGGACCAGGTGTTCCCGGCCCTGCAGTGCGTGTGGGCGGACGCGCAGGGCCGCTTCCCCTGGCACCCGGACGCGCCCGGCACCCTGCGCGAGCAGCAGCCGGTTCTGGATAGGGTATCCCGGACGCCTCCGGATTAG
- a CDS encoding YeeE/YedE family protein: MTRTPSIPGVHAGSAPRVRAAAGLLVYLLAGLYFGVVLVKSEAASWYRIQEMFRFESFHMFGLIGSAVLTGLVTTQLLRRSGLNSRDGQTITVTPKEKGWRRYVLGGLTFGTGWGLAGVCPGPIFVLLGSGVWPILIVLAFALLGTYLYGVLKDRLPH; the protein is encoded by the coding sequence GGTCCGCCCCCCGGGTCCGCGCGGCGGCCGGCCTGCTGGTGTACCTGCTCGCCGGGCTGTATTTCGGCGTGGTCCTCGTCAAATCGGAGGCCGCGAGCTGGTACCGCATCCAGGAGATGTTCCGCTTCGAGTCTTTCCACATGTTCGGACTGATTGGCTCAGCCGTCCTGACCGGACTGGTGACCACGCAGCTGCTGCGCCGCAGTGGCCTGAACAGCCGCGACGGCCAGACCATCACCGTGACGCCCAAGGAGAAGGGCTGGCGGCGGTACGTGCTGGGCGGCCTGACGTTCGGCACGGGTTGGGGCCTGGCTGGGGTGTGTCCAGGACCGATCTTCGTGCTGCTGGGGTCGGGCGTGTGGCCCATCCTGATCGTCCTGGCGTTCGCCTTGCTGGGAACCTACCTGTATGGGGTCCTCAAAGACCGACTTCCGCACTGA